The Mytilus galloprovincialis chromosome 4, xbMytGall1.hap1.1, whole genome shotgun sequence genome contains a region encoding:
- the LOC143072831 gene encoding G-protein coupled receptor 83-like, with protein sequence MPDKHFMETIEDFMKIFKNNSQNLSAAHAFILHTANLTGNSSSNTNEHNESGDIIRNVLLVLAYGTLTFISLFGNSIVCYVIIRNKRMYTVTNFFIANMAMSDLLLTCFNVPFNIARNLMTEWPFGDFLCHFVNLSLMVSVYVSTFTLTSIALDRQRVILYPLKPRITKPVGLGILAVIWIVAILFSLPYGIYNKVQSVNWLTKNVHRCRQSFPEPAELFEQCLTLITIILQYIIPLTIIAISYGRIVKKLWLRSSLGAVTQQQQVLHARAKRKSIKLLITVVVVFGLCWMPINLYHLLTDFHPNAAIFHYDSTTFFILHWIAISSTCYNPFVYCWLNETFRAEVKSCFACCKRHRRVHPGVEIDGILLRSDKLNSYRSKTFTSMVRSTSNFSSIKIHKIDKSEREQAFLARDSTHLIERDTSPAAPMIKTDDNQNSTLQ encoded by the coding sequence ATGCCGGATAAACATTTTATGGAGACGATTGAAgactttatgaaaatattcaaaaataattcacaaaatttATCAGCAGCTCATGCCTTTATTCTTCATACGGCTAATTTAACAGGCAACTCAAGTTCGAATACAAATGAACATAATGAATCTGGCGATATCATAAGGAACGTTTTGCTTGTATTAGCATATGGAACGTTGACATTTATCTCTTTGTTCGGGAACAGTATCGTCTGCTATGTTATCATTCGAAACAAAAGGATGTACACAGTTACCAATTTCTTCATTGCTAATATGGCAATGTCAGATTTATTATTGACTTGTTTTAACGTTCCGTTTAATATAGCAAGGAACTTAATGACTGAATGGCCATTTGGGGACTTCCTCTGCCATTTTGTAAATTTATCGTTGATGGTATCAGTATATGTATCAACGTTCACACTTACATCGATAGCGTTAGACCGTCAAAGGGTAATTTTATACCCTTTGAAACCGCGAATAACTAAACCAGTTGGTTTAGGTATCCTAGCAGTTATATGGATAGTCGCCATTTTATTCTCATTGCCTTATGGAATTTACAACAAAGTACAAAGTGTAAATTGGTTGACAAAAAATGTACACCGTTGTCGACAATCTTTTCCTGAGCCAGCGGAATTGTTTGAACAGTGTTTgactttgataactatcatacTCCAATATATCATTCCACTTACAATTATTGCCATATCATATGGTAGAATCGTTAAAAAACTTTGGTTAAGAAGCAGTCTTGGTGCTGTTACCCAACAGCAACAAGTTTTACATGCTAGGGCCAAGCGAAAGAGTATAAAACTTTTGATTACAGTCGTTGTTGTATTTGGATTGTGTTGGATGCCAATAAACTTGTATCACTTACTAACAGATTTTCATCCAAATGCTGCAATTTTTCATTATGACAGCACAACGTTTTTCATCTTGCACTGGATAGCGATTAGTAGCACTTGTTATAATCCTTTTGTATATTGTTGGTTGAATGAAACATTCAGAGCAGAAGTGAAATCTTGCTTTGCATGCTGTAAGCGGCATAGGCGTGTTCATCCGGGCGTTGAAATAGATGGAATTCTACTACGTTCTGATAAGTTAAATAGTTATAGAAGTAAAACTTTCACAAGCATGGTGCGCTCAACGTCAAATTTCAGTTcgattaaaatacataaaattgacaaGAGCGAACGAGAACAGGCATTTTTAGCTCGCGATTCAACGCACTTAATTGAAAGAGACACATCTCCTGCGGCTCCAATGATAAAGACAGACGACAATCAGAACTCTACGTTGCAATAA